In the genome of Longimicrobiaceae bacterium, one region contains:
- the pdxH gene encoding pyridoxamine 5'-phosphate oxidase, translated as MTGSPTLPEPLARFGELLERARATDLPEPTAMALSTVGADGRPSSRMVLLKGFDEHGFVFYTNLGSRKAREIGVNPWVALCFHWQPLEVQVRVEGRAAPVGDAEADAYFGSRPRGSQVGAWASRQSEELPSRAALEERILQVEERFQGGEIPRPPFWSGFRVVPDRIELWFALPSRLHERDVYTRDPDAPGGWSLRRLYP; from the coding sequence ATGACCGGCTCGCCGACGCTCCCCGAGCCCCTCGCACGATTCGGGGAGCTGCTGGAGCGCGCCCGCGCCACCGACCTCCCGGAGCCCACCGCGATGGCGCTCTCCACGGTGGGGGCGGACGGGCGCCCCTCCTCGCGGATGGTGCTCCTCAAGGGGTTCGACGAGCACGGCTTCGTCTTCTACACCAACCTGGGGAGCCGCAAGGCGCGGGAGATCGGCGTGAACCCGTGGGTGGCGCTCTGCTTCCACTGGCAGCCGCTGGAGGTGCAGGTGCGCGTGGAGGGCCGCGCCGCGCCGGTGGGCGACGCCGAGGCGGACGCCTACTTCGGCAGCCGCCCCCGCGGGAGCCAGGTCGGCGCCTGGGCCTCGCGGCAGAGCGAGGAGCTCCCCTCGCGCGCCGCGCTGGAAGAGCGCATCCTCCAGGTGGAGGAGCGCTTCCAGGGCGGCGAGATCCCCCGGCCGCCCTTCTGGTCCGGCTTCCGCGTGGTCCCGGACCGCATCGAGCTCTGGTTCGCCCTGCCGAGCCGCCTGCACGAGCGCGACGTGTACACCCGCGACCCGGACGCCCCGGGCGGGTGGTCGCTCCGGAGGCTCTACCCCTGA
- a CDS encoding threo-3-hydroxy-L-aspartate ammonia-lyase, translating into MSTKADAAPPLPGFDSVREAAERLRGVAHRTPVLTSRTLDERVGARVFLKCENLQRAGAFKFRGAYNAVSRLGDTERRAGVLTFSSGNHAQAVALTGRILGARTAVVMPENAPAAKLEATRGYGAEVILYDPAAASREEIAARLREERGMTLIPPYDHPDVVAGQGTAALELLEEAGPLDVLLAPCGGGGLLGGTALAARGAAPGCRVVGVEPELADDATRSFRTGTLHRVHNPPTVADGLRTPALGAVTFPLVRAHVDDMRTVSEAGIVEAMRFLWTRAKLVVEPSGAVPVAALLAGIPELRGARVGVILSGGNVDLASACALLAG; encoded by the coding sequence ATGTCGACGAAGGCTGACGCCGCACCGCCGCTCCCCGGCTTCGACTCCGTCCGCGAAGCGGCGGAGCGGCTGCGGGGGGTGGCGCACCGCACCCCCGTGCTCACCTCGCGCACGCTGGACGAGCGCGTCGGCGCCCGGGTCTTCCTGAAGTGCGAAAACCTGCAGCGCGCCGGGGCCTTCAAGTTCCGGGGCGCGTACAACGCCGTCTCGCGCCTGGGCGACACCGAGCGGCGTGCGGGCGTGCTCACCTTCTCTTCCGGGAACCACGCGCAGGCGGTGGCGCTCACCGGGCGGATCCTGGGGGCGCGCACCGCCGTGGTGATGCCCGAGAACGCTCCCGCCGCCAAGCTCGAGGCCACCCGCGGCTACGGCGCCGAGGTGATCCTGTACGACCCCGCCGCCGCCTCGCGCGAGGAGATCGCGGCCCGGCTGCGGGAGGAGCGCGGGATGACGCTCATCCCCCCCTACGACCACCCCGACGTGGTGGCCGGACAGGGCACCGCCGCGCTGGAGCTGCTGGAGGAGGCGGGGCCGCTGGACGTGCTCCTCGCCCCCTGCGGCGGCGGCGGGCTGCTCGGCGGCACCGCGCTCGCCGCGCGGGGGGCCGCCCCCGGGTGCCGGGTGGTCGGCGTGGAGCCCGAGCTGGCCGACGACGCCACCCGCTCCTTCCGCACCGGGACGCTGCACCGCGTGCACAACCCGCCCACCGTGGCCGACGGGCTGCGCACCCCCGCCCTGGGCGCCGTCACCTTCCCGCTGGTGCGCGCCCACGTGGACGACATGCGCACCGTGAGCGAGGCCGGGATCGTCGAGGCCATGCGCTTCCTCTGGACCCGCGCGAAGCTGGTGGTGGAGCCCTCCGGCGCCGTCCCGGTGGCGGCGCTCCTGGCCGGGATCCCCGAGCTGCGGGGCGCGCGGGTGGGGGTGATCCTGAGCGGCGGCAACGTGGACCTGGCCTCCGCCTGCGCGCTCCTGGCGGGGTAG
- a CDS encoding DUF2911 domain-containing protein has product MIRTRIARTLLAFASTVAIGFAGELAAQQQPVASPRDTARMEAAGATVLVDYGRPYMRGRKIMGGLVPYGKVWRTGANAATTLVTEADLRIGDTEVPKGTYTLYTLPTAEGWHLIVNRQTGQWGTQYDPAQDLARIPMRVTRLRRPVEQFTIALEPGKGGPGEMVLTWENTRASVPLTVKRGDPAHTGHRHR; this is encoded by the coding sequence ATGATCCGCACGCGCATTGCGCGGACGTTGCTCGCGTTCGCATCGACGGTCGCAATCGGCTTCGCGGGGGAGCTGGCGGCGCAGCAGCAGCCGGTCGCCAGCCCGCGCGACACGGCGCGCATGGAGGCCGCAGGCGCAACGGTGCTCGTGGACTACGGCCGGCCGTACATGCGCGGCCGCAAGATCATGGGCGGCCTCGTCCCCTACGGGAAGGTGTGGCGCACCGGCGCCAACGCGGCCACCACGCTGGTCACGGAGGCCGACCTCCGCATCGGCGACACCGAGGTGCCGAAGGGCACCTACACGCTGTACACGCTCCCCACCGCCGAGGGGTGGCACCTGATCGTCAACCGGCAGACCGGGCAGTGGGGGACGCAGTACGACCCGGCGCAGGACCTCGCCCGGATCCCCATGCGCGTCACCCGGCTCCGCAGGCCGGTGGAGCAGTTCACCATCGCCCTGGAGCCCGGCAAGGGCGGCCCCGGCGAGATGGTGCTCACCTGGGAGAACACCCGCGCCTCCGTGCCACTGACCGTCAAGCGCGGCGACCCGGCCCACACCGGCCACCGCCACCGCTGA